The genomic region ATCGCCGCCAGCCGGTTCGACAAGGTGGAACTGTCGTTCCTGCTGGTGCCGATGCTGCTCTCGGGCGTGCTGTTCGACGTGGCGTTCACGCTGCTGCGCCGGGCCCTGGCCGGGGAGCGGCTGACCCAGGCGCATCGCGGCCATCTCTATCAGGTGGCACAGCGATCGGGGATGGATGCGCGGCTGGTTGCCGCGACGCATTGGGGATTCGCCGCCCTGGGCGGGCTGGCCTGCCTGGGCTTCATGGCCGCCCCCGGCCCGGTCAAGCCACTGGTGCCGTTGCTGTTGCTGATCCCGCAGATCGCCTGGGCCACCTATGTCGCCGCGCGGGCGCGGCGCGCGGGGCTCGGGCGCTGGTGAGACGGGAGCGGCGCCCCCATATCGGCGCCGGTTTTTCGGAGTACCGGATGATGATCCTGCGCCGTCTCGTGCTGGCCACGCTGCTGATGATCCCCGCTGGCGCCTGGGCCCAGCAATCCCAGAATCCCAATCCGTCCTTCAACCTGGCCAACCGGGCCTCCGGCGCGGTCAAGGAGTTCTTCGCCACCCCGGCGGGGCGCGCCAACTGGGGACGTGACCGGCTGGACGGCAAGGGACTGGCCGCGGGCGCCAGCTTCCCGGTTCGCCTGCCGGCCGACGGGAACTGCATCTACGACCTGCGCGTCGTGTTCGCGGATGGGCGTTCGGAAGAACAGCGCGGCGTCAACGCTTGCAAGATCGAGACCGTTTCCGTCGGCCAGGCGACCGCCGGCGCAACCGCCCCGGCCGGCCGTGGCCTGACGCTGAAGAACGAGAGCACCAGCCCGATCACCGAGGCACTGGTGCGGCCGGTCGGCGGCAACGGGCAGCCGGTCACGAACCTCACCCAGGGCAGCACCATCGCCGCGGGCGCCGAAGGGCGGTTTGAATTGCCCGGCAACGCCTGCGTGTTCGACCTGCGTGTGAAGTTCGCGGACGGCCAGGTTCGCACGAAGAACGGTGCGGATCTTTGCCGCTCGCCCGTGCAGGGCGTCCGCTGACGCAGGCCTTGCCAGCCCTGGCGCGAAGAACCGGCGCCAGGGCTGCGGTTCGGCGCAACCTGCTGCTCTCGACACGAATCGGCACAGCCGGCTGATGCCCCCCTGACGCAACGATGATCCGGCATTTTATTGCGGTGCAGCATGCGCCGCTGCCGCCGCGGCGGCGGCGGCCGGGTCGATCCGGCTGCGCGATGCCGGTCGTGGGCTGACCACCCCGCCACGGGCGGAAAACCTTCATTCACAGTCATCGTAATCAGCAAGCAGGCCGGGGCGCCCAGATTGGCAATAAATGCAATTATTGCGCTTATACACTTTCGCAATGTTACTATATAGTAACAATTGATATGATCTAATAATGCTGCCGGCGACGCCATGGCAAGGTCAGGGGCAGCGCCGGGGTGATCACACCCGCGCAACAGGGCCGCAGGATACGGCTTCACCCGGCATCGCGACAGAGGCCCGCGCCTGTCTTACTCACACGGCCACGCCACATGGGACAGGGAAGCTGAAGGGGCCGAACTCCCGGGACGATCATTGCCACGCCATGCGGCCACGCCATGGGGCCATCCTGGTGGCGACCTGGGATCAGAGGGGCCTGGGGTCAGAGGGGAAAGCGGGGACACAGGCATCCGCGCCGCTGCGCGATGGGTCCGCGACCTTGCTGATGCGGCAGATCATCGCCGGCCAGAGGCCAGCAAAGGGAGCGCCTGCTCGAACCCGGCGCGAGCGCGGTCTTGCGACCGCGCCGTGCAGCTTGACGTCTCAGGACTGACGGCCGTCGGAGCCGTCCGACAGTCAGGCGCTGGCGACCTTCCGCGAAGAAGCAGGCGCTTCGGCGCCGGACTTTTTCGCCGTGTTCGCGGCGTCGGTCATGATCCCGCGCAGGTCACGCAGGAAGGCCGTGCCCTTGAGGGTACGCTGCACCAGCACGCTGCGCCGGTCCATCGGATCGACCTTGCGACGCGCGAGATCCAATTCCCCGAGGCGATCCAGCGCCCGGGTGATCGCCGGCTTCGAGACATTCAGATCGGCCGCGAGCCCACGCACGGTGTGTGCCCCGTCCTGCAGGTAACAGGTCAGGAATACGCCGAGTTGCCGCGCCGACAAATCGGGCCCGTCGCGGCGAACCAAGGCCACGACCGTATCTCTCAGGATGCCGACAAGCTGGTCGGCAGATGGCGAAGTTGCCATGGGTGTCTGTCCTTCTTGTTCCCCGGCGGCATAACCGCCTGTTGTTGTTGTCGCTATGCTGCCGATCGACTTACCGGCCGGCAACTGCGACCAGCCTGGGCGGCTCGAATCATGTGAAGCCTCCTCATCTACAGGCTACGACACCATAAAGGTTGCATGGTAATCTCGATCACGTTACCGTCGTGTTTCTTTCGGCACTCATTACAACGATTCTATTTTCGATCCCGCGATTAATTGCACGGATCGACTGTGCCTCTCCGCCTTCCGGTTTACCGGGGCGCGTGGAATCATTCCACGCATAGAGATCCAGGTGAACCCAGGGCGTACCAGGAGCAAGGAATCGCCGCATGAACAACGCAGCAACGACCGCACCGGCGTAAGGTTTCGCCGAGACGTTGTTAACTTCCGCAGTGCTACTGTCCAACCAGTCGTCGTAACCGTCCCAGAGCGGCAGCCGCCACAGCGGATCATGGTGACGTGAACCAGCCGCCAGCAGCGTCTCCGCCCAGCCGTCATCGGTGGCGAACAGGGCCGGCACATCCGGCCCCAGCGCCACCCGCGCGGCACCGGTCAGCGTGGCACAGTCGAGCAACAGGTCGGGCCGCTCGTCGGAGGCCTCGGCCAGCAGGTCGCACAGCACGAGCCTGCCCTCGGCATCGGTATTGCCGATCTCGACCGTCAGGCCGCGGCGCGTGCGGATCACGTCCAGCGGCCGCATCGCCCGGCCGGACACCGCGTTCTCCACGCAGCCGATGCGCACCGCGAGGCGGATCGGCAGGTCCGCTTCCATCAAAAGACGGGCAAGGCCGAGGACGCTGGCGGCCCCGCCCATATCCTTCTTCATCCGCAGCATGGCGGAGGACGGCTTGATATCGTAGCCGCCGCTGTCGAAACAGACCCCCTTGCCGCACAACGAGACCAGCGGGCTCGCCGCGGTGGCGCCGCTGCCCTGCCAGGTGAACCCGGCGACGACGGGCGAACGATCGGATCCGCGACCAACGGCGGCGATGGCGGGATAGCCGTCTTCCAGCGCCGCCCCGCTCACGTGGATCGGACTGGCCCCGTGGCGTGCGCCGAGGTCGAGCGCCGCCTGCGCCAGTTCTCCCGGACCCAGCAGGTTCGCGGGCGTGTTGACGAGATCGCGCACCATCCAGGTTGCCGCGGCCTCGCGCAGCGCCCGCTCGTGCCCCGTCACCGCAAGCTGCGCCGGCTCCCGCCGCACCGGGCGCAGCCGGTCGTAGCGATAGGCCCCGAGCAGGAAGCCGAGCGTGGCCGCCTCGGGGTCGAAATCACCCGGCTCGATCCGCCACCCGCCCGCGTCGGCCGGCAGCCGGTTGGCCAGGTCGCCGAACGCGAACGGGGAGTGATCGCCGCCCAGGCCGAGCACGGCACCGACAACCCCGCTCTCGCCCGGCAGCAGCACGAGCTCCTGCGCCCGCCCGGTGAAGCCGCATCCCCGCAGCCAGGCCGCTTCGGCGGGCGGACGGGTGGCCAGGAAGGCATCGAGCGTTCCTGGACGCACCGCGTGAACAGGACGGGTCGTCGGATCGACGGTGGTGACGGGCAGAGGCCGGTCGGGCAAGCGCGGTATCCCTCGTGAAGGCGTGCAAACGGTGAACGAAACGATGTGCGTTCACCGGCATTCCCGCAACTCCGCCACAACACCTAGATCATGAAAGATTTTCCGGCTGCCAGGGTGGACAGTGCCGTTTCGCCGGTAACGCGAAGAATTACGACGAAACGGCAATTTTTCCGTGCTTGTCTTCTCTAACGAAGTGTTGTGACCACCTGCCTTATCCGGCCGCGCCGGACAATGCGGCTTCGATCCGCCGGGCGAAGCCGGCGGGATCGCGCGGCAACTCGCCGTCCTGGATGCGCGCCAGATCGAGCAGCAGCTCGCCCGCCCCGGCGACATCGCCCCCGGCGGCCAGCTTTTCCGCCAAAGTCACGATCAGGGGATGCCGCGGATTGATTTCCAGCACCGGCGGCGCCACGAAGCCCGCCCGGCCGGCGCGCCGCAGCAGGCGCTGCATCTGCAGGTCGGGGCCGGCCGTGCCGGCCGCCAGCACCACCGCGCTCTCGACCAGCCGGTCGGTTGCACGCACCTCGCTCACGTCCTTGTCGAGCGCCGTCTTCAGCGCCGCCACCAGCGCGGTGACGTCGGCCGGCTCCCCGGCAGGGGTTTCGCCCGCCGGCAGCTTCGAGAGGTCCGCGGCGCCCTGGGTGATGCTGCGGATCGGCTTGCCATCGAACTCCTCCAGCCGTTCCGGCCAGAAGGCATCGATCGGATCGGCGAGCAGCAGCACCTCGATGCCACGGGCCCGGAAGCCCTCGAGCTGGGCGGACCGGGCGAGCGCGGCCGTATCGTCGCCGGCCAGGATGTAGATCGCCTCCTGCCCGTCCTTCATGCGACCGATGTAGTCCTCGAGCGAAGTCCAGCCCTCCACCGCCGAGGAACGGAAGCGCAGCAGCGGCGCGAGATCCTTGCGGTGCTCGCTGTCCTCCCACACGCCTTCCTTCAGCACGGCGCCGAAATTCTCCCAGAAGCCCGCGTAGGCCTCGGCTTCCTTCGCGCGCGTCCTGAGCTCGGTCAGCACCCGGTTGGTGACGGTGCGACGGATCCGCGCCAGCACCGGGGTCGCCTGCAGCATCTCGCGCGAGACGTTCAGCGGCAGGTCCTCGGTGTCGACCACGCCCTGCACGAAGCGCAGCCAGGAGGGCAGCAACTCGGCCTCGTCGGTGATGAACATGCGCCGCACATGCAGCCGCACCTTGGACGCCCGGTCATGATCCACCGGCTCGAATGGCCGGCTGCCGGGAATGAACAGCAGGGCGGAGAACTCGAGCGCCCCTTCGGCGTGCCAGTGGATGGTCGCCCAGGGGCTGTCGAAGAGATGGCCGAGATGGCGGTAGAATTCCTGGTAGGCGGCCTCCGTGACCTCGCCGCGGGACTTGCGCCACAGCGCCGTGCCTTCGTTGGCCGGCACGTCCTTGCCATCACGCTCGATGGTGATCGGAATGGTGATGTGGTCGGCCCATTTGCGGACGATCGTCTCCAGCCGCAGCGGATCGAGGTACTCCTCGGCATCGGCCTTGATGTGCAG from Rhodovastum atsumiense harbors:
- a CDS encoding MarR family transcriptional regulator, with translation MATSPSADQLVGILRDTVVALVRRDGPDLSARQLGVFLTCYLQDGAHTVRGLAADLNVSKPAITRALDRLGELDLARRKVDPMDRRSVLVQRTLKGTAFLRDLRGIMTDAANTAKKSGAEAPASSRKVASA
- a CDS encoding leucyl aminopeptidase family protein, with product MPDRPLPVTTVDPTTRPVHAVRPGTLDAFLATRPPAEAAWLRGCGFTGRAQELVLLPGESGVVGAVLGLGGDHSPFAFGDLANRLPADAGGWRIEPGDFDPEAATLGFLLGAYRYDRLRPVRREPAQLAVTGHERALREAAATWMVRDLVNTPANLLGPGELAQAALDLGARHGASPIHVSGAALEDGYPAIAAVGRGSDRSPVVAGFTWQGSGATAASPLVSLCGKGVCFDSGGYDIKPSSAMLRMKKDMGGAASVLGLARLLMEADLPIRLAVRIGCVENAVSGRAMRPLDVIRTRRGLTVEIGNTDAEGRLVLCDLLAEASDERPDLLLDCATLTGAARVALGPDVPALFATDDGWAETLLAAGSRHHDPLWRLPLWDGYDDWLDSSTAEVNNVSAKPYAGAVVAALFMRRFLAPGTPWVHLDLYAWNDSTRPGKPEGGEAQSIRAINRGIENRIVVMSAERNTTVT
- the htpG gene encoding molecular chaperone HtpG, which produces MTETATQVERHGFGAEVGRLLDLVVHSLYSEREIFLRELVANAADAIDRRRFESLTHPALALPEAGTIRILPHKPDRTLTIADCGLGMSREELVDHLGTIARSGTRAFGQKLADAKPEERPSLIGQFGVGFYSAFMVADRVEVTSRKVGSDEAWTWASAGEGEFTIAPASREEPGTDVVLHIKADAEEYLDPLRLETIVRKWADHITIPITIERDGKDVPANEGTALWRKSRGEVTEAAYQEFYRHLGHLFDSPWATIHWHAEGALEFSALLFIPGSRPFEPVDHDRASKVRLHVRRMFITDEAELLPSWLRFVQGVVDTEDLPLNVSREMLQATPVLARIRRTVTNRVLTELRTRAKEAEAYAGFWENFGAVLKEGVWEDSEHRKDLAPLLRFRSSAVEGWTSLEDYIGRMKDGQEAIYILAGDDTAALARSAQLEGFRARGIEVLLLADPIDAFWPERLEEFDGKPIRSITQGAADLSKLPAGETPAGEPADVTALVAALKTALDKDVSEVRATDRLVESAVVLAAGTAGPDLQMQRLLRRAGRAGFVAPPVLEINPRHPLIVTLAEKLAAGGDVAGAGELLLDLARIQDGELPRDPAGFARRIEAALSGAAG